In the Kineosporia sp. NBRC 101731 genome, one interval contains:
- a CDS encoding amino acid ABC transporter ATP-binding protein, producing the protein MIRIRNLNKHFGSFQCLFDINLDVALGEVVVVIGPSGSGKSTLCRCINRLETISSGVIEVAGKPVPAEGRELAQLRAQAGMVFQSFNLFSHLTILQNVALAPIKVRGLSKDRAHALARELLGRVGMADHAHKHPGQLSGGQQQRVAIARALAMEPKVLLCDEPTSALDPEMIQEVLDVLTGLAAEGMTMLVVTHEMGFARKAADRVVFMDGGRVLDVAPPEQFFTNPRNDRAADFLAKVLTH; encoded by the coding sequence CTGATCCGGATTCGTAACCTTAATAAGCACTTCGGTTCTTTCCAGTGCCTTTTCGACATCAATCTGGATGTGGCACTGGGCGAAGTGGTGGTGGTGATCGGCCCCTCCGGGTCGGGCAAGTCCACGCTCTGCCGATGCATCAACCGGCTGGAGACCATCAGTTCCGGGGTGATCGAGGTCGCCGGTAAGCCGGTACCGGCCGAGGGACGCGAGCTGGCCCAGCTGCGGGCCCAGGCCGGCATGGTGTTCCAGTCGTTCAACCTGTTCTCGCACCTGACCATCCTGCAGAACGTGGCCCTGGCCCCGATCAAGGTGCGCGGGCTGTCCAAAGACCGGGCCCACGCCCTGGCCAGGGAGTTGCTCGGCCGGGTCGGGATGGCCGATCACGCCCACAAACACCCTGGTCAGCTCTCCGGGGGCCAGCAGCAGCGAGTGGCCATCGCCCGGGCCCTGGCGATGGAGCCCAAGGTGCTGCTCTGCGACGAGCCGACCTCGGCGCTCGACCCGGAGATGATCCAGGAGGTGCTCGACGTCCTCACCGGCCTGGCCGCCGAGGGGATGACGATGCTCGTGGTCACCCACGAGATGGGTTTCGCCCGCAAGGCGGCCGACCGGGTGGTGTTCATGGACGGCGGGCGCGTTCTCGACGTCGCACCGCCCGAGCAGTTCTTCACCAACCCGCGTAACGACCGGGCCGCGGACTTTCTCGCCAAGGTGCTCACCCACTGA
- a CDS encoding sigma-70 family RNA polymerase sigma factor, with protein MSQTAELTRPASTVPQAVPATPRSEQEQRFIDIVRTHRPALLAFTTRLVGGDIGRAEDIVQETFVRAWRRIDMLTPEHGSVNSWLRRVASNVAIDSHRMRQVRPSEVELQHHDTPMRQDGTDGTDQILVGMVVRDMLSSIWPEHRAVLEEVYLKDRTAAEAAAVLGIPVGTVKSRLFYALRTLRGNALESGLRAG; from the coding sequence ATGTCGCAGACAGCGGAACTGACCCGGCCCGCGTCCACCGTCCCGCAGGCCGTCCCGGCCACCCCCCGGAGCGAGCAGGAACAGCGCTTCATCGATATCGTCCGCACCCACCGTCCGGCCCTGCTGGCCTTCACCACCCGGCTGGTCGGCGGCGACATCGGCCGGGCGGAGGACATTGTTCAGGAAACGTTCGTCCGGGCCTGGCGACGCATCGATATGCTCACTCCGGAGCACGGTTCGGTGAACTCCTGGCTACGCCGGGTGGCCTCGAACGTCGCGATCGACAGCCACCGGATGCGTCAGGTCCGCCCTTCCGAGGTAGAGCTGCAACACCACGACACTCCCATGCGGCAAGATGGGACAGACGGGACAGACCAGATCCTCGTCGGGATGGTGGTACGCGACATGCTCAGCTCCATCTGGCCGGAACACCGGGCAGTTCTCGAAGAGGTTTATCTGAAGGACCGCACCGCGGCCGAGGCCGCGGCCGTCCTCGGTATCCCGGTCGGAACGGTGAAGAGCCGGCTGTTCTACGCGCTGCGTACGCTGCGGGGGAACGCGCTGGAGAGCGGGCTCCGGGCCGGCTAG
- a CDS encoding LysR family transcriptional regulator encodes MDVQQLKVLAEVARTGSYTAAAASLGYTQPAVSYQMRRLQQSLGAPVVVRVGRGLQLTELGEVLLQHADNVFSVIRAVEQDMSSAVARGGGLVRVVAFQSGLIRLLPPVIDRLRVSHPNIRISVTQAEPVEARRLIRSGEVELGLLCNWANEDLPEGESTMLRRELITDRRCVVMPAGHALAQRKAIDLTELADQNWVMESFRDRFMAACTNAGFSPRIVATVDDVLTVQALVASGMGISMMNELGLLGHTRPDLVYRPLRDWPLRRTYALLWPDMARVPAVGVVLHEIQAVARAVRKNTPGRPVPAPDLTGPPPRS; translated from the coding sequence GTGGACGTACAGCAGCTCAAGGTGCTGGCCGAGGTGGCCCGCACTGGCTCGTACACGGCCGCCGCGGCTTCGCTGGGTTACACCCAGCCAGCAGTGAGTTACCAGATGCGACGCCTCCAGCAGTCCCTCGGGGCGCCGGTGGTGGTGCGGGTGGGCCGGGGTCTGCAGCTCACCGAGCTCGGCGAGGTGCTGCTGCAGCACGCCGACAATGTGTTCTCGGTGATCCGCGCGGTGGAGCAGGACATGTCCTCGGCCGTGGCCCGGGGCGGTGGCCTGGTGCGGGTGGTGGCCTTCCAGAGTGGGCTCATCCGTCTGCTCCCGCCGGTGATCGACCGGCTGCGGGTGTCGCACCCGAACATCCGCATCAGTGTCACCCAGGCCGAACCGGTGGAGGCCCGGAGACTCATCCGCTCCGGCGAGGTCGAGCTGGGCCTGCTCTGCAACTGGGCCAACGAAGACCTGCCCGAGGGCGAGAGCACCATGCTGCGGCGGGAACTCATCACCGACCGGCGGTGTGTGGTGATGCCGGCCGGACATGCCCTGGCCCAGCGCAAGGCCATCGACCTGACCGAGCTGGCCGACCAGAACTGGGTGATGGAGAGTTTCCGCGACCGCTTCATGGCGGCCTGCACCAACGCCGGTTTCAGCCCTCGCATCGTGGCCACCGTCGACGACGTGCTCACCGTCCAGGCCCTGGTGGCGAGCGGTATGGGCATCAGCATGATGAACGAGCTCGGCCTGCTCGGCCACACCCGCCCCGACCTGGTCTATCGCCCGCTGCGCGACTGGCCCTTGCGTCGTACCTACGCCCTGCTGTGGCCCGACATGGCCCGGGTGCCGGCGGTGGGCGTGGTGCTGCACGAGATCCAGGCCGTGGCCAGGGCGGTGCGCAAGAACACCCCTGGCCGCCCCGTCCCGGCCCCAGACCTGACGGGCCCCCCACCTCGTTCGTGA
- a CDS encoding right-handed parallel beta-helix repeat-containing protein, whose translation MRLGGREPRQNARPAPDPGASSVVRVVPGDRRAIGTITEALAAAQDGQTVAVAPGVYLENLVISRPVAIVAEQGPGTVRIVSPAGVMLAAPVRIHGLVLTGATDGNPQLRVTGGVAELSECDVIAGRVDLENEAAVRMTMCRISSAPMVGLHLTASSQAVMDTCVITAIDGTGVVVSDSARLTLQETQIRSTRGSGLRVRGQGRVQAEGSEFSRTGRSGVLVEDDASVILRGCRIERSGTEGLRILGSGPASAAGTAPADATGVLLTDCVIEKATGDGVLAGAGQARLSDCRIAGTGRSGVVAAGTSVLTLENCVLEKMTGTGVVSRDQAQLSFSDGSVRRSGANGFYLSGSSGARLSDVRVEEATFSAVCAGDSAQIDVTGLVVAGTPEHGLHIKGRAGARVRGGSVRAAGLSGVQTEGDAELDLSGTDLERCGVGVSLASRERATVGKTVISESERSAVQIGPGAGATIREVRVRRAGTAGIVLEKDARGTLEECHIEGAGGSGLVVWTGASPTVTRLTVRDTTKNGIFVGDGASGTYEDCDVSASGFPALHVGRKATPTVTGWRIHDTEADLSQDEDANPEFAKITVANVQTSTIPAAAVTARTGARLEKATAEGASEAELGVDGLATTEPQESLDELHHKLTELVGLEQVKNDVNALVKLMQMVRRRQEAGLAAPPLNRHLVFAGNPGTGKTTVARLYGGLLARLGVLEKGHLVEADRGALVGSYVGHTAPKTEAVFRKALGGVLFLDEAYSLSPPGQSNDFGQEAIVTLMKLMEDYRDEIVVIVAGYSGEMHHFLSSNPGLKSRFSRTLEFVDYTSEELTRIVEMQAAHHEYDITEKTRASLVEYFDAMGRNVGFGNGRVARQLFQTMTERQAARLADTDLSESSNELLQRIDPADIPPHSI comes from the coding sequence GTGAGGCTCGGCGGCCGCGAGCCCCGGCAGAACGCGCGCCCCGCTCCGGACCCGGGCGCCTCATCGGTGGTGCGGGTCGTGCCCGGCGACCGCCGGGCGATCGGCACGATCACCGAGGCGCTGGCCGCAGCCCAGGACGGGCAGACCGTGGCCGTGGCGCCGGGGGTCTACCTGGAGAACCTGGTGATCTCCCGCCCGGTGGCGATCGTGGCCGAACAAGGGCCGGGTACGGTCCGGATCGTCAGCCCGGCGGGGGTCATGCTGGCCGCGCCGGTGCGCATTCACGGGCTGGTGCTCACCGGTGCCACCGACGGCAACCCCCAGCTGCGGGTGACCGGCGGGGTGGCGGAGCTGTCGGAGTGCGATGTGATCGCCGGCCGGGTCGACCTGGAGAACGAGGCCGCGGTGCGGATGACCATGTGCCGCATCAGCAGCGCGCCCATGGTCGGCCTGCACCTGACCGCCTCCAGCCAGGCCGTGATGGACACCTGTGTGATCACGGCCATCGACGGAACCGGCGTCGTCGTCAGCGATTCCGCCCGGTTGACGTTGCAGGAGACGCAGATCCGATCCACCCGGGGCTCCGGTCTGCGGGTGCGGGGCCAGGGCCGGGTGCAGGCCGAGGGTAGCGAGTTCTCGCGCACCGGCCGCAGCGGTGTGCTGGTCGAGGACGACGCGTCGGTGATCCTGCGCGGCTGCCGGATCGAGCGCTCAGGCACCGAGGGTCTGCGCATCCTCGGCAGCGGGCCCGCATCCGCGGCCGGTACGGCGCCGGCCGATGCCACCGGCGTCCTCCTGACCGACTGCGTGATCGAGAAGGCCACCGGCGACGGTGTTCTGGCGGGCGCGGGACAGGCCCGCCTGAGCGACTGCCGGATCGCCGGGACCGGGCGTTCCGGGGTGGTCGCGGCCGGCACCAGCGTGCTCACGCTGGAGAACTGCGTGCTCGAGAAGATGACCGGCACCGGCGTGGTCTCCCGCGACCAGGCTCAGCTCTCGTTCAGCGACGGCTCGGTGCGCCGTAGCGGGGCGAACGGGTTCTACCTCTCCGGCAGCTCCGGTGCCCGTCTGAGCGATGTCCGGGTCGAGGAGGCCACTTTCAGCGCCGTCTGCGCGGGTGACTCGGCCCAGATCGACGTCACCGGCCTGGTGGTCGCCGGAACCCCGGAGCACGGCCTGCACATCAAGGGACGCGCGGGCGCCCGGGTGCGGGGAGGTTCCGTCCGCGCGGCCGGCCTGAGCGGTGTGCAGACCGAGGGCGATGCCGAACTCGACCTCTCCGGGACAGATCTCGAGCGCTGCGGGGTAGGGGTCTCGCTGGCGTCGCGGGAGCGGGCGACGGTGGGGAAGACCGTCATCAGTGAGAGCGAGCGTTCGGCCGTGCAGATCGGGCCGGGGGCCGGTGCCACGATCCGTGAGGTGCGCGTGCGCCGGGCCGGTACGGCCGGGATCGTGCTGGAGAAGGACGCGCGGGGCACGCTCGAGGAATGTCACATTGAGGGGGCGGGCGGTTCGGGCCTGGTGGTCTGGACCGGGGCCAGTCCCACGGTGACCCGGCTGACGGTGCGGGACACCACCAAGAACGGCATCTTCGTCGGCGACGGGGCCTCGGGAACCTACGAGGACTGCGATGTCTCGGCGAGCGGGTTCCCGGCCCTGCACGTGGGCAGGAAGGCCACCCCCACGGTGACCGGCTGGCGGATCCACGACACCGAGGCCGATCTGAGTCAGGACGAGGACGCGAATCCGGAGTTCGCGAAGATTACCGTCGCGAACGTCCAGACGTCGACGATCCCGGCGGCCGCGGTCACCGCGCGCACCGGTGCGCGACTCGAGAAGGCCACGGCCGAGGGTGCTTCCGAGGCCGAGCTGGGTGTGGACGGGTTGGCGACGACCGAGCCGCAGGAGTCGCTGGACGAACTACACCACAAGCTGACCGAACTGGTCGGCCTGGAGCAGGTCAAGAACGATGTGAACGCGCTGGTCAAGCTCATGCAGATGGTGCGACGGCGGCAGGAGGCCGGACTGGCGGCGCCGCCGCTGAACCGGCACCTGGTGTTCGCCGGCAACCCGGGCACCGGCAAGACCACGGTGGCGCGGCTCTACGGAGGTCTGCTGGCCCGGCTCGGGGTGCTGGAGAAGGGGCACCTGGTCGAGGCCGACCGGGGCGCGCTGGTCGGCTCGTACGTCGGTCACACGGCGCCCAAGACCGAGGCGGTGTTCCGTAAGGCCCTGGGCGGCGTGCTGTTCCTCGACGAGGCGTACTCGCTCTCGCCGCCCGGGCAGTCGAACGACTTCGGTCAGGAGGCCATCGTCACGCTGATGAAGCTGATGGAGGACTACCGCGACGAGATCGTCGTGATCGTGGCCGGGTACTCGGGCGAGATGCACCACTTCCTCAGCTCGAACCCCGGCCTGAAGTCCCGGTTCTCGCGCACCCTGGAGTTCGTTGACTACACCTCGGAGGAACTCACCCGGATTGTCGAGATGCAGGCCGCGCACCACGAGTACGACATCACCGAGAAGACCCGTGCGTCGCTGGTGGAGTACTTCGACGCGATGGGGCGGAACGTCGGTTTCGGTAACGGCCGGGTGGCTCGTCAGCTGTTCCAGACGATGACGGAGCGTCAGGCGGCGCGACTGGCTGACACGGACCTGTCGGAATCCTCGAACGAGCTGCTGCAGCGCATCGATCCTGCGGACATCCCTCCGCATTCGATCTGA
- a CDS encoding RICIN domain-containing protein codes for MNSEPTTRPAEDDDGSRPELLGPGKSPVMGRRAMAAVPTRGLQGVAVIAGSLAVVAGVVIGGVAAVSTVAGSGGQEPQNASLAASNVQSTAAPISSATASDTTATPTATPTVRKRRTATQDAVPVRTRTVTETAAPTGTATAKKQSSAAKKKASTAAKKAEASPNTTVQWVGMVKNEMVADRCIDLAGVDGVALGTKPVSLVCYPGSTDNQEYETIAQANGSFLLRNVKSHYCLDVPGRGADASGTEIGISDCLIGAQDNQMFKKQAQGNGFYLVNVKSGLCLDISNEGGNDKLEQVLTLFPCSPTDDHIWNFVTS; via the coding sequence GTGAACAGCGAACCGACGACCAGGCCGGCGGAGGACGACGACGGCAGCCGCCCGGAACTCCTCGGCCCCGGGAAGAGCCCGGTGATGGGCCGGCGTGCGATGGCCGCCGTGCCCACCCGGGGTCTGCAGGGCGTGGCCGTGATCGCCGGGTCGCTCGCGGTGGTGGCGGGCGTCGTGATCGGTGGTGTGGCGGCCGTCAGCACGGTCGCCGGCTCCGGTGGCCAAGAGCCGCAGAACGCCTCGCTGGCCGCATCGAACGTGCAGTCGACAGCAGCCCCGATCAGCTCGGCGACCGCGTCGGACACCACCGCGACCCCGACCGCCACGCCGACGGTGCGGAAGCGGAGGACGGCCACCCAGGATGCGGTTCCGGTGCGCACCCGGACGGTGACCGAGACCGCGGCGCCGACCGGCACGGCCACGGCCAAGAAGCAGTCGTCGGCCGCGAAGAAGAAGGCCTCGACCGCTGCGAAGAAGGCTGAGGCATCGCCGAACACCACGGTGCAGTGGGTCGGCATGGTCAAGAACGAGATGGTCGCCGACCGGTGCATCGACCTGGCCGGCGTCGACGGGGTGGCCCTGGGCACCAAGCCGGTGTCGCTCGTCTGCTACCCGGGCAGCACGGACAACCAGGAGTACGAGACCATCGCGCAGGCGAACGGCTCGTTTCTCCTGCGCAACGTCAAGTCTCACTACTGCCTCGACGTTCCGGGCCGGGGCGCGGACGCTTCCGGTACCGAGATCGGTATCAGTGACTGCCTGATCGGTGCGCAGGACAACCAGATGTTCAAGAAGCAGGCGCAGGGTAACGGTTTTTATCTCGTCAACGTCAAGAGCGGCCTATGTCTTGACATTTCGAACGAGGGTGGCAACGACAAGCTGGAGCAGGTGCTGACCTTGTTCCCGTGCTCGCCGACCGACGACCACATCTGGAACTTCGTCACCTCCTGA
- the eccCa gene encoding type VII secretion protein EccCa, whose translation MTTVPFRRPARRNGPEMPHGEITLQEPPELPEVKPAGMRMLVTVLPMMLMSGGMVLMYTNNGSGGGMSYLMMGMMGAGMIGMAAGQMVSAGGDRKHQVGGDRRDYLRYLSQSRRQVRTFAEKQRSALAWRHPDPESLWSLAMTSRLWERRPAHPDFGELRVGYGSQRLAVRITPLQTKPVEDLEPIAAKALRRFIKAYTMIPDQPVALYIRGFAHIRVGSDKGSKDDARRLIRALLAQLVTFHAPDEVLLAVCTSEQTVDEWTWLKWLPHAQHVSSVDAAGPVRLFGDSLEDVERMLGQPFGERAKFESGATPSRDEPFVVVINDGGRIPPGARFLATGYRNAVMIDLDGHAEMAGRGVLTLDVTATDVDMVKKDRVGREVRTRLCSPDGLSLRRAHALARLLAPHSTRVGAAEQQQQDGLSADLDLPLLLGINDLEAFDPRPVWSSRKPKDRLRVPIGVAADGSPIELDIKESAEDGMGPHGMLIGATGSGKSELLRTLVMALAATHSSETLNFVLVDFKGGATFAGLDDLPHVSATITNLADEAALVDRMHDALSGELVRRQELLRSAGNFSSVRDYERARQKGASLDPLPTLFLVVDEFSELIATHGDFIELFVMIGRLGRSLAVHLLLASQRLDDGRIHQLEGHLSYRIGLRTFSAMESRSVIGVPDAYELPSAPGNGYLRSDVATITRFKAAYVSGPHRLRSAKIRQEVIASQVLPYGVTYLPVAKPAEPEVVERSTSEDDEEGVAAPLQSSVMSVLAARLFDQGPPAHQVWLPPLDQPPTLDQVLPPLLPDPERGLRPVDTDPSQTLKVPVGLIDKPFEQIRDLLVVDLSGVGGHAGIAGGPQSGKSTLLRTMITGLALTHSPREVQFYCLDFGGGSLSAIADLPHVGGVTGRHDPDRINRTIAEVSSLLTERERKFAEHDVAGMAAYRELLATGQVEDQFGDLFLVVDGWFTLRQEFEAAETQVREIAGRGLSYGIHILLTAARWSEIHHTMRDKIGTRLELRLGDAVESGIDLRAAAQVPKKPGRGLTDSKLHFIGALPRIDGVGTADDLAQGTRHLVSSAVDSWTGPTVRPVRTLPMQLPVDQLPPVEGDMRIAIGLDETHLKPVWHDFRAQPHLTVLGDTESGKTNMLRVILRGILSRYSPKEARIMAVDYRRELFDLIPEEYRLGYSVSLDSTRATAQDAVAGLKPRLPGPEVTPDQLRRRDWWKGPLLFLLIDDYDLIAGMDNPLTDLVPLLPQAGDIGLHMVLTRSAAGVMRMSMDPVLRRMQELNTPDLALSCPPNEGPLLGNVKARHLPPGRAQLLTRRGGRLIQTAMAPIPETAEV comes from the coding sequence GTGACGACCGTACCCTTCCGCCGGCCCGCCCGCCGTAACGGGCCGGAAATGCCGCACGGGGAGATCACTCTTCAGGAGCCGCCCGAACTGCCGGAGGTCAAGCCGGCCGGGATGCGGATGCTGGTGACCGTGCTGCCGATGATGCTCATGTCCGGCGGCATGGTGCTCATGTACACCAACAACGGCAGTGGTGGCGGCATGAGCTACCTGATGATGGGCATGATGGGCGCCGGCATGATCGGTATGGCGGCGGGCCAGATGGTCTCCGCCGGTGGCGACCGCAAGCACCAGGTCGGTGGCGACCGCCGCGACTACCTGCGTTATCTCTCCCAGAGCCGCCGTCAGGTGCGCACGTTCGCGGAGAAGCAGCGCTCGGCCCTGGCCTGGCGTCATCCCGATCCGGAGTCGCTGTGGTCGCTGGCGATGACGAGCCGTCTCTGGGAGCGCCGACCGGCGCACCCGGACTTCGGCGAGCTGCGGGTGGGGTACGGCTCGCAGCGGCTCGCGGTGCGGATCACGCCGTTGCAGACCAAGCCGGTGGAAGACCTGGAGCCGATCGCGGCGAAGGCCCTGCGCCGGTTCATCAAGGCCTACACGATGATCCCGGACCAGCCGGTGGCCCTGTACATCCGGGGTTTCGCCCACATCCGGGTGGGCAGTGACAAGGGATCGAAGGACGACGCGCGGCGGCTGATCCGGGCGCTGCTGGCCCAGCTGGTCACCTTCCACGCTCCCGACGAGGTGCTGCTGGCGGTGTGCACCTCGGAGCAGACGGTGGACGAGTGGACGTGGCTGAAGTGGCTGCCGCACGCCCAGCACGTCAGTTCGGTGGACGCGGCGGGGCCGGTGCGGTTGTTCGGCGACTCGCTGGAGGACGTCGAGCGCATGCTCGGCCAGCCGTTCGGCGAACGCGCCAAGTTCGAGTCGGGTGCGACGCCTTCGCGGGACGAACCGTTCGTCGTGGTGATCAACGACGGCGGGCGGATCCCGCCCGGGGCCCGCTTCCTGGCCACCGGGTACCGCAACGCGGTGATGATCGACCTGGACGGTCACGCCGAGATGGCCGGCCGGGGCGTGCTGACGCTCGACGTGACGGCGACGGACGTCGACATGGTGAAGAAGGACCGGGTGGGCCGTGAGGTGCGCACCCGTCTGTGCTCCCCCGACGGCCTGTCGCTGCGCCGGGCTCATGCGCTGGCGCGGCTGCTGGCTCCGCACTCGACCCGGGTGGGGGCGGCCGAACAGCAGCAGCAGGACGGCCTGAGCGCCGACCTGGACCTGCCGCTGCTGCTGGGCATCAACGACCTGGAGGCCTTCGACCCCCGGCCGGTCTGGTCGTCACGCAAGCCCAAGGACCGGCTGCGGGTGCCGATCGGGGTGGCGGCCGACGGTTCGCCGATCGAGCTGGACATCAAGGAGTCGGCCGAGGACGGCATGGGCCCGCACGGCATGCTGATCGGTGCGACCGGTTCCGGCAAGAGCGAACTGCTGCGCACACTGGTGATGGCGCTGGCGGCGACGCACTCGTCGGAGACCCTGAACTTCGTCCTCGTCGACTTCAAGGGTGGCGCCACCTTCGCCGGTCTGGACGATCTGCCGCACGTGTCCGCGACCATCACCAACCTGGCCGACGAGGCCGCGCTGGTCGACCGGATGCACGACGCGCTCAGCGGCGAGCTGGTGCGCCGGCAGGAACTGCTGCGGTCGGCGGGCAATTTCAGCTCGGTCCGGGACTACGAGCGGGCCCGGCAGAAGGGTGCCTCACTCGACCCACTACCCACCCTCTTCCTCGTCGTCGACGAGTTCAGCGAGCTGATCGCGACCCACGGCGACTTCATCGAGCTGTTCGTGATGATCGGCCGGCTCGGCCGGTCGCTGGCGGTGCACCTGCTGCTGGCCTCGCAGCGCCTCGACGACGGCCGTATCCACCAGCTGGAGGGTCACCTCTCGTACCGGATCGGCCTGCGCACGTTCTCGGCGATGGAGTCGCGCTCGGTCATCGGTGTGCCGGACGCCTACGAGCTGCCGTCCGCTCCGGGCAACGGCTACCTGCGTTCGGACGTCGCCACGATCACCCGGTTCAAGGCCGCCTACGTCTCCGGCCCGCACCGCCTGCGCTCGGCGAAGATCCGGCAGGAGGTGATCGCCAGCCAGGTGCTGCCGTACGGGGTGACCTACCTGCCGGTGGCGAAGCCGGCCGAGCCGGAGGTCGTGGAGCGCAGCACGTCGGAGGACGACGAGGAGGGCGTGGCCGCGCCGCTGCAGTCGTCGGTGATGTCGGTGCTCGCTGCCCGGTTGTTCGACCAGGGCCCGCCCGCGCACCAGGTGTGGCTGCCGCCGCTGGACCAGCCGCCCACGCTGGACCAGGTGCTGCCGCCGTTGCTGCCCGACCCCGAACGGGGTCTGCGGCCGGTGGACACCGATCCGAGCCAGACCCTGAAGGTGCCGGTCGGCCTGATCGACAAGCCGTTCGAGCAGATCCGTGACCTGCTGGTGGTGGACCTGTCCGGGGTCGGCGGGCACGCCGGCATCGCCGGTGGCCCGCAGAGCGGCAAGAGCACCCTGCTGCGCACCATGATCACCGGTCTGGCACTCACCCATTCCCCGCGCGAGGTGCAGTTCTACTGCCTGGACTTCGGCGGTGGTTCGCTGTCGGCGATCGCCGACCTGCCGCACGTGGGTGGGGTGACCGGCCGGCACGACCCGGACCGCATCAACCGGACCATCGCCGAGGTCTCCTCGCTCCTCACCGAGCGGGAGCGCAAGTTCGCCGAGCACGACGTGGCCGGGATGGCGGCCTACCGCGAGCTGCTGGCGACCGGTCAGGTCGAGGACCAGTTCGGTGACCTGTTCCTGGTGGTCGACGGCTGGTTCACGTTGCGCCAGGAGTTCGAGGCGGCCGAGACCCAGGTACGCGAGATCGCTGGCCGGGGCCTGAGTTACGGCATCCACATCCTGCTCACCGCGGCCCGCTGGTCGGAGATCCACCACACGATGCGCGACAAGATCGGCACCCGCCTGGAACTGCGGCTGGGTGACGCGGTGGAGTCCGGCATCGACCTGCGGGCCGCTGCGCAGGTGCCCAAGAAGCCCGGCCGCGGCCTGACCGACAGCAAACTGCACTTCATCGGGGCGCTGCCCCGGATCGACGGTGTGGGCACGGCCGACGACCTGGCCCAGGGCACCCGGCATCTGGTGTCGTCCGCCGTGGACAGCTGGACCGGGCCGACGGTGCGCCCGGTACGGACCCTGCCGATGCAGCTGCCGGTCGACCAGCTCCCGCCGGTCGAGGGTGACATGCGGATCGCGATCGGACTGGACGAGACCCACCTCAAGCCGGTGTGGCACGACTTCCGGGCCCAGCCGCACCTGACCGTGCTGGGCGACACCGAGAGCGGCAAGACCAACATGCTGAGGGTGATTCTGCGGGGCATCCTGTCCCGCTACTCCCCCAAGGAGGCGCGGATCATGGCGGTGGACTACCGCCGTGAGCTCTTCGACCTGATCCCCGAGGAGTACCGGCTGGGCTACTCGGTCTCCCTGGACAGCACCCGGGCCACCGCCCAGGACGCCGTCGCCGGTCTGAAGCCCCGCCTGCCCGGACCCGAGGTCACCCCGGACCAGCTGCGCCGCCGCGACTGGTGGAAGGGCCCCCTGCTGTTCCTGCTGATCGACGACTACGACCTGATCGCCGGCATGGACAACCCGCTGACCGACCTGGTGCCGCTGCTGCCGCAGGCCGGGGACATCGGGCTGCACATGGTGCTCACCCGGTCCGCGGCCGGCGTGATGCGGATGTCCATGGACCCGGTGCTGCGCCGGATGCAGGAGCTGAACACCCCCGACCTGGCGTTGTCCTGCCCGCCGAACGAAGGTCCACTGCTCGGCAACGTGAAGGCCCGGCACCTGCCCCCCGGGCGGGCCCAGCTGCTCACCCGGCGCGGCGGGCGGCTGATCCAGACGGCGATGGCACCGATTCCCGAGACGGCCGAGGTGTAG